The DNA window CGGCAAAGTTCGTCTAACCAATCACATCCGAATTAAATACGCGAAAatcattaatctttatttattgcttatgtaaaaataatatttacgcaaacgttataatttgtaatgtcatataactaaataaattcgtCAAattgttgattgttttttttttttgtcgatgctacatataaattgtgtcgtactataagATACTATGTCCCTATGctaacagtactaagtatcgCTGATTGGTCATAAAATAAGTGATCAGTGTGACGTACCCAGACGAGCGTGCACGCAACCTACCACCATGTAAATAgtctaaataagttttataatatatttatttaaaattacctgTCAAGTGGTTTCCAGTGAACTCGAAGTCGTCGTCTTGGTCCCAGTGCTTGAGCGAAAGGTTACCGAGTGGGGTTGCGTTCGCGAACTCCAGATTAGCGAAGTGCCAGTCCAGTATCTGCCTGTCGCGTACCGACAGGTACACGGAACTGGGAATATATTACGTAATTGTtatccttttataatataaccaaataattaataagtatataactatcatttgtttaaatatttaaggtcATGCTGACGTTACCACCTTTCGTCGAATTCGGATTTGGGTTAGTTTTCTTTATGAAGGATGATTGCgccagttaaaaataaataaaagacaaaaagacagacatataattatagatagattaaacttttatttaatttttcatcatGTGGCATAATATACtttccaataataaaataaaaataagtttcgGGGCATCCGGGATAAAAGCCCAGGGACCTCTATAAGAGGGAGGGGTGCTGTCTTTGGATAAGGTAACTAACACTTACCATGTAAATAACACATACCTGGGTGGGTTTGTTTCGAGCTGGGTCAATTTATCCTCAATAGTGCTGTTCTGGGTTACCATAGCTTCGTATTCGTTGCATAGCTGATTCATTTCTCTGTTCAGTCGACGTAAATTAAACTCTTGCAAGATACTCGCGTCTCCAGTCGCACCCTTTTCTCTCTCAACGAGCAAGGCTTCTTTCTCCGTTTtcattgactttaataattcttttacaTCTGACATCCTATgacaaacataatttattaattattttacttacgatcaaaatttatttaaaatccaaattattaattttagacaaGGATTGCATTACCATTGACATTACaggatattaataacaattgagCAATTCGCactattcgtatatatataaaacatctaTAAATATCTTTTACCGTTATAATttgtggttaaaaaaaaattacaaacaaaaaaactttttttgaatTCCAAAATGATAACTCTTTAAAGTAAAACATAGTTATACTGATGCCACTTGAAGGTGGCAtgtaaaaagtcaaaaatctctattatctttatctatattatttatataaagccgTTACAGTTGCTTATTGACTGTCAGTAATCTACCACCAGTTCAGACATGAACATTTAAGAGGAACTGGCCAAACAAATATCAGCGGGAAAAACAGACATTCTCTCATCCCATTTCCAATGCTATCTCAGCTCccttatatatgtgtgtgtttgtagCAGTAACtcctttgttatatattattgtttcaataagtaaaatatatttattacggaATAAATAGCTTACATTAAATCACTTACTTGTTTATGTTATTCTTCATTTTTTCTTGTAAAGTAATTACTGCTTTTAATTGCTGAATctgtttaaaagaaaaactttaataatatatcatctCTTAAGGCtgtgtaagtaaaaaaaaaaagaaacttatacTAACTTTTTTTTCAGGAACTAAAAACTTAAGGATTAAGTTACTACTTGAGTTCAATGATATTAAATTGAGACAAAATTTCCTTATTAACTCgaagaatttatttgaatattttgttatttctaatGGCATTTTAagattagattttaataaaagtttacattAACATATCTACCTGCTTATGTTTAACATTCTTCTGTTGTAGTTTTATCACCCATTCTAGAGCTTGCCCAAGAGAGACTGGTGTGTCATTGTAATAGTTGAAGTCCACTTGATGCGACAAGTAAGACGTGGCATCTAACAAACGGTTAAACTCACGTTCCaccttgaaaataaataaatgagtataagacagacttttttttaattatttagagaCCGATGGACCACCTGATTTTAAGAGGTCataaacacttttaaaaattattaactagtaattgaattattttgtcattaaaatCTAATGCTTAAGAACTTCTATATATagtagtaaaatatatgtttaattcacTGACATAAATAAGtctacaaaattacattttagtaaCCATtgcatatgaaaattaattgtttatttgtttcaacatttaaaattatggatacaattttttttaatatttttttaacatttctgttatgtacaatgttatgattaaaaatgtagggtacttttttactttgttaaataataaagtaacataagtGGGTGTGTAAAAAATAGTGTGTGACAAAATGAAGCTATAGACGGAATTACATGGTTAATGTCAAACTCCTGTGTTTTCTTCGTTCATACGAACATaataattccaattttaaatgttttttaatcatGCTTACCATTTCATCCTTATGCTTAGGTACTTGATTTCCAGTTGCTTCATAAAGTGGacacttttgtttaattttatgcaattcCATGTTCATCTGAACTGACAAAGTGGTAACAGGATTGCCACCCAAGCCTGTTACTACCATAGCCCCTGAAAcattagattaaattatatgctaCATTAGCAATTTTTATATGTTCAATAAAGtctttgaatattattacagagtataaattaaaaaaaaaaaaagtaattatgatTACAACCATTTTATTAATCTCTTTATATTTACCTAAATCAGCGACATAAGGCCCTTTTCTATAAGTTACAACTCTACCACCCACTCTGTCTCTGCCTTCTAAAATCACAACCTCACAACCAAACGACTGAAGTTGACGAGCAGCTGCTAACCCTGACACACCTGTAATGTTATAGAAAGTCttattacacaatatacataattaagtcagtttatatattttttattatatcacaaaCAGCATACCATAAACATTATcccaaataatgttttaaaaagtttttctaattttttcttgacagtaaataaatacttaatcaataagaaagtcttaatgatattatttaatagcattAAGGGCATATTTAACATGTTATTTtagagaaacaaataaaaataataaactataactatattttctgcctcgcacaaccactctgtggaaccagctttcgccggcggtttttccgaaccaataCCTTTaagattaaactatatttaagttGGTAAGCAGCCATCAATTATATTAGCATGATCTAATGAGATGATGATGCTGTACATtcataaatctttatataatatttttttggagaTTATGTTAAATACATACCTGCTCCAATAATGATAACTTTGGGCCTATGTTTTCCTTTAGGTGGAGAAGGAATTGGTGTCACTCTTTCATAAATACCATAGTTTATAAAGCCATGTCTTTCTAAAAATGCATGACATCTTATAACCAAAGCTGGATCTCCATTGTAAGGTGGCTAGAAAAGAGtagattaaaaaagtaaagcatagcttataacatttttttatctatattcaattataatcattataaaaaaaggacTAATCcctttttggatttttttaaaaaaagtataaaagaagctaatgttttttttaatactacattCTATCACaggatatttcaatattataaaatagtcaaaTGGTTGGAAATAAACAATACTTACTTCCATCTTTTGTACAGCTTGTTCCAGAGTCAATTGTTTCTTGGGATCCTCAAACCAAAGCTTTAAAACACGATTTCTGATTTGCACAAATGTATGACTGGATGGTCCTTGTAAATCAGAGAAACACTCAGCTTCCAAAGATGACATTTTGTCAAATGGAAGTCTAGATTGAAACGCAGCTCCTTCCAAACtatatgaacataaaaaaaatgatttattaatattctaattgGATATAGCAATTATGTCTACAACacgataatttcaaataaatcattactTTATATTGAGTGCAACTGTTCATTACCTGTTTAGCATCTCTTTATAGTTTATTTCTTCAATGTCTTCACTTTTAGTTTCTTCGATAATTATCGGCTTATCGTCTTTTTTAGAGTCAGTAGTACGACTGGAAGACGACTCCCGCCGTCCAATAACTGGTTTGGGACTCGAAGACGTAATCTTACTCTTTTCAGATTGATCAGATTCAGAATCATCTTGCTTCAACTTTTCATCTAATTCGCGGTTTTCGACCTAAGAGCAATAAACATAACCTTTGTATCAAAACAAATCTAAAAAACAAACCCggttaaatattagatattttaaaaccatACCTTAGTGCGTTTACGACGACTCATTTTTCGGTAttgtatagaaattataaaggaaatagatattaacaataataagatGAATTCAAAGTGTAAGAcaataatcaaaacaaagtttgaactatcaataattattagaatagtGACAGCTTTTAATGACATACTAAAACTGACACTTGACAGCAACTTCACAACTAAGTGTTGCTGCTCATctcagttaaattattttctaacaaatatttactCAATAAGTTGTGTACTATACGCCGTacttgattaatttatcttcaattattatcaaaaaatatttattccatttaaactttcaaaattccgataaaagCATCattgacattcaaaacgccat is part of the Vanessa atalanta chromosome 10, ilVanAtal1.2, whole genome shotgun sequence genome and encodes:
- the LOC125066658 gene encoding lysine-specific histone demethylase 1A, encoding MSRRKRTKVENRELDEKLKQDDSESDQSEKSKITSSSPKPVIGRRESSSSRTTDSKKDDKPIIIEETKSEDIEEINYKEMLNSLEGAAFQSRLPFDKMSSLEAECFSDLQGPSSHTFVQIRNRVLKLWFEDPKKQLTLEQAVQKMEPPYNGDPALVIRCHAFLERHGFINYGIYERVTPIPSPPKGKHRPKVIIIGAGVSGLAAARQLQSFGCEVVILEGRDRVGGRVVTYRKGPYVADLGAMVVTGLGGNPVTTLSVQMNMELHKIKQKCPLYEATGNQVPKHKDEMVEREFNRLLDATSYLSHQVDFNYYNDTPVSLGQALEWVIKLQQKNVKHKQIQQLKAVITLQEKMKNNINKMSDVKELLKSMKTEKEALLVEREKGATGDASILQEFNLRRLNREMNQLCNEYEAMVTQNSTIEDKLTQLETNPPSSVYLSVRDRQILDWHFANLEFANATPLGNLSLKHWDQDDDFEFTGNHLTVRNGYSCVPVALSEGLDIRLGTSVTEISYGGPGVTVKAVNPRVPNQPQTFKGDVILCTLPLGVLKVAVANNGQNQQNFVKFDPPLPDWKVAAIKRLGYGNLNKVVLCFERTFWDPSANLFGHVGTTTASRGELFLFWNLYSAPVLLALVAGEAAAVMENVTDDVIVGRCIAVLKSIFGHAAVPQPKECVVTRWRADPFARGSYSFVAVGSSGTDYDLLAAPVPDSSGDNRLFFAGEHTMRNYPATVHGAFLSGLREAGRLADLLIPQAPITNASVAAATAAANHA